A stretch of [Clostridium] scindens DNA encodes these proteins:
- a CDS encoding helix-turn-helix domain-containing protein encodes MKASVLAYGDYTCPGDWCSYDDGGTFHKVYYVRGGDVVYHDADGEIRLMKNHLYIFPMYRKYHITHNPQDPFQVLWMHLDCYHPITFKVVDVPIAAGSIEEKILCVLSAAMEERGKLLSPLSEALLDALEDSLPESAAADERINRLLAMINQDTFISNEELAKSVSYTTSYMIRLFRRYMGITPQQYAIHLRINKAKKLLSEGKRVSETAEILRFSDANVFSRDFSRICGYPPSEFKRQRMWGNA; translated from the coding sequence ATGAAGGCATCTGTATTGGCTTATGGTGACTACACCTGTCCCGGGGACTGGTGTTCCTATGATGACGGAGGAACTTTTCATAAGGTATATTATGTCAGGGGCGGGGATGTGGTATACCATGACGCAGACGGCGAGATCAGGCTTATGAAGAATCATCTGTACATATTTCCCATGTATCGAAAGTATCACATTACCCACAATCCGCAAGATCCGTTCCAGGTGCTTTGGATGCATCTGGACTGTTATCATCCGATCACCTTCAAGGTAGTAGACGTACCGATCGCGGCCGGATCCATAGAAGAGAAGATTCTGTGCGTCCTGTCGGCAGCCATGGAAGAACGCGGGAAATTGCTGTCACCTCTTTCAGAGGCATTGCTGGACGCGCTGGAGGATAGCCTGCCTGAGTCCGCTGCGGCGGATGAACGTATCAATAGACTGCTGGCTATGATAAACCAGGACACCTTTATATCCAATGAGGAATTGGCAAAAAGCGTTTCCTATACGACCAGCTATATGATACGGCTGTTCCGAAGGTATATGGGAATTACGCCACAGCAATATGCGATCCATCTGCGGATTAATAAGGCGAAGAAATTGCTCTCAGAAGGAAAGCGGGTAAGCGAGACAGCAGAAATACTGAGATTCAGCGACGCTAATGTATTCAGCAGGGATTTCTCAAGAATCTGCGGCTATCCGCCATCGGAGTTCAAAAGACAGCGGATGTGGGGAAATGCATAA